DNA sequence from the Gopherus evgoodei ecotype Sinaloan lineage chromosome 3, rGopEvg1_v1.p, whole genome shotgun sequence genome:
GCAGTTCCACAGTCTAAGCAAGCTCATTTCTTGGTATCCAGTCTGAATTTTAATTTGCTTAATTTTCTCCTATTACTCCTACTTATCCCTCTCAAATCATGCTAGACCATTTCTCTTCCTCCTTAGTGTTTACCCTCTTCCAAGTGTTTATAGACCTTTTGATATCCCCCTTAGTCTTTGTCTGGGCAAGttatacatatttaaaattattttgtattGTTCCTCATAAATCAATCCACCCAGCCCCTAATCACttttattgctcttttctgaattATCTTGTCATCTCTAGAAACTTGCTGGTACTGGAGTGCCAGAATTGAATGCAATATTTTAGGTGCAGTCTCATCGATGCTGCACAGAAGAGGAATGATCACCATCCTGCTCTATGACAACAAATCTCTTCTTGTGCAGCCCTCCAAAAAAATCACACAGGCTTTTCTTCCTCCCCCAGATTATAAAGGTACATTTACAAGCATGCAATCAGTCCAAAGAAGAGGAGCTGCAGCTctcaagaaaaacagaaaactgaCAGAGAGatgagagggaaaggaaagaaaagcagaAGTAAAGGAGAAGAGGAGTGTTCAGTGAATGAACAGCAGGTATAACATGAAAGTGTAATACTTTTACAAGTTTTACATCCACATTGCAAAAgtgtaaataactacacaaaGTGCAAAACAGTGGAGAATCACGCCTCATATGTTTTCAATTTCTTCCAATCTGTTCAGTCTTTCATATGCCACCCTTTCCAAATCCTTCATATCACAAAGTTCACAGTCTAGTCCTCTATGCTTGAGATGTTGAGGCCCTGCATTTCTGCGGCACTTGGTTCTTAGCCATTATGAAACCAGAGCAGAGTCAGCTTCTTCGCACTAAATGTGGTCCAGAGACCTTGGAACTGCACTAGAATGAATAGCTGGGCTTTTGAGTGGGACTATCATTTGAAATGTGAGGGAGCAGGGCCCAGATTCAGAACTGCACTGAGTTTCTACAGGGAAgaggagccaatcaggagccTGCTGAGGTTCCTCGATTCTCACAGCAAATCCACTCCCTGTAGAAGCCTAGATGCTGCTTTAAATTATGTCAGCTTTCAACAATCCCAAAGTAATCACACACCAGCTAGTTGGATCATGCTGTGTGTGCAGTCATGCACCGTCCCCACTCACTACACCGAAACCAGGACAGGGCATGGCACAGGAGACAGGCATTTCAGCTGTGACAACTGAGAGCTCCCTCATGCCAGGGGAAATCACAACTAGCCAGATCCAGCTGCTCTCCAACCCTTACCTACACCTTGTTACAATGTTTAAAATTAGGTACCATGATAACAGCTTTCCAGTCTTCAGGAGCTGTTTCCATTCCTCGGGTGTATTCACATCATCAGTATCGCTATTTCACATTTCCTTTCCTTAACAACTCTTTGATGCATACATCTTATCTGATAGCCAGATTCTGCTATCCTTACACAGTGTTTAAACCTTACCCAATGAATCATCCCGTTGATTAACCACTGCAGatcaatgggagcagagagagacaagAGGCAGGGAATCCCATGAAATTTATGAGCTCACTATGGCCTCTGTCTCCCCAGTCTCTGTCAGTTGTTTTTGCCTATTCCCCCAGGTCCTGTGCTTGATTCATGCTCTCATGTGCAGCTTTCCCTCCCTGTTGGCTTTTTAAAGTCCACAGGACCTGTTAAAGACCTTGGTAGTTCACCAAAAAACAAGGGCCCAATGTGGATTATTGCAGGTTTTAAGGAGACAAAAATGGGACTAGGATGGAGAATCAAGATATGCATGTGGGAAATCAGGAAAAGGAAGGGAGAGTGTTGGGGGGGGGACGGGCAGATGACTTGTGTACAATAGGGCCAGAGAAAACCAATGGAATTTAGGAGCTTTGCAAGTGAGGAATAAGGAAAACCCAGAGGAGTTTAGGATTAATTGGATCAAGATAATTAGCAGCCAGCTGCCTATGTAGATGTGCTCTGACTGAAAAACTTCGTTGTTCAAATTGTTCATTGTTACAAGCATTTGGAAGAGTCTCCTCCTCCTTTGTAGGCACCAAAAGAAATCAGTCTAAAAAGCAAGCTTTTATCATACATGACTTTTCCAATCATGCCCCCCCAATGATTTTGGGGTAGTCAAAGCAACTATGGCGGTTAAAAACAAATCACCCAGTATTATGTATTTGCAGATTTTTGCAGCTGTCTTAATCTCAAACATACTAACGTCCTAAATCTCAGATCTGCAAACCTACTCCTCCTGTTTTTCTGCTATTTACAATTGGTAATCAATAGATTCCATTGGTTTATTTCTATAACAGGTTCTCTTCATTGCTTTCCCTGATGGATGCCTGCAAATCAAAGGGAAAAATAAGATCacaaaattggtctgaaatcaacaagatgaaattctgtaaagacaagtgcaaaatactacatAGGGAGGAAAAATCCAATGCACAAATAAAaagtggggaataactggctggtgctattactgctgaaaaagatctagaggttatagtgggtcacaaattgtatataagccaacaatgtgatgcagtttggAAAAAGGCTATTTTAATAGGAGTGTTGCATAAAGACAAAGGAGGTAGTTGTCATGCcccactcagcactggtgaggcctcagctggagtactatgtcctgTTTTGAGTATCACACATTAGGAAAcatctggacaaactgcagagaatccagaggagagcaataaaaattataaaatataacctataaggaaaggttaaaaaaacttgaCATATTTAGCCTTATGAAAAGAAGACTAAGGGTGACCTGGTAACAAGCTTCAAAAATtgtaaggactgttataaagagaatggtgatcagttgttctccatatccacagaagCTAGGACAAGAAAAAGTTGGCTTAACCTGCAGCAAACAAGATTTTggctagatattaggaaaaactttatacctgtaaagatagttaagtactggaataggttgtgacaggttggatcacagagatccccttgtgaactgccacctgatgtgctaggactacctctgagcctgtttttcctggcagcttgggacttcagtaccttgtGACAGAAACACTAGTCTGCTACAAACATAAGCCCACGTCCAATCCACGTCCCCCAGAAACTgcaagcttaactgaaaacaatttAAGAAGCGCccctgtctccaacacccagatacccagttgccaatgggatccaaaccccgaataaatccattttactttgtataaagcttatacaggataaactcataaattgttcaccctctataacacggaaagagagatatgcacagctgtttgctccaccACAAATTACTTGCTtgttctgggttaattaataagtaaaaagtgattttattaaatataaaaagtaggatttacatggttccaagtaataacagacaaaacaaagtaagttaccaagcaaaataaaataaaacacctgAGGCAAGTCTAAGTCTAAtgcagtaggaaactaaatgcaggtaaatctcactctcagagatatTCCAacaagcttcttttacagactagacttcctcctagtctgggtctagcaatcactcacacctccataattactgtcctttgttccagtttctttcaggcatctctttggggtggaagATTATCTTTTAAGCGAGCTGAAGATAAAACGGAGGGGCTTTCAGGGCCTTATATAGTCTCTCTCTTGTGCAACATCACAGACCCAatatgaacaggagtacttgtggcaccttggagactaacacatttatttcagcgtgagctacagctcacttcttcggatgcatagaatggaacacacagacaggagatatttatagatacagagaacatgaaaaggtggaagtatgcataccaacaggaagagtctaatgaATTgaaatgagctatcatcagcaggagaaaaaaacacttttgaagtgataattaagataacACTTCCTGGGGTCATAGTGTGACCTCCATAAAGCAGTAGATACACAGACAAACATACTGACTTAAAATAGAACTTTAGAAAACTTTTTAAATTCTGTAAgtagtttttctttctccttgccACACCAGTTGTCATTCAAGTGGTTGACAGGAAACCTAGTAAATAAttccctgcactctgctttcaTTAACACAACATAAATACTTCAGAAGTCAGACGCTAAATCAACTAGATTATGTTTCTATTTCGGACAAAActcttctccattttttttgtttctgtattttttaCTTTTCACAGTTTGTTTTATGTTGCATTACACATTTTTGTGAAGTGATTTGTGTTTTAGTGGCTGCATTCATAACGCTTCCATAAGGACAAAAAAATTGCTGCTGGTTTGAACTATTTTTACTCCCATAAAACTGCCTCTATATTCCCCAGGCATCACTCCAAGCACAAATACTGTTATCTGCCCACATAAAGTGATTGTCTCCGTATTATCAGAACTTGCAATTTGATTGATACTATCTTTTACACAGCAATCACAGAAGGACAGACCAAGGAAAAGGTACTTCTATCCCATTCTCACTAGCAAATTTAAATATACAATGTATTGTTTTGAGATTTTTAGTTTATAATTCTCTTGAACATGGAGTCACTTTACATTAGATCTAAAATTCACTGATATTTCAATCATGTTTGAGCTTCAAGTTTGTTCATTTTAATCAAACATAAGTTTATAAATTATCAGCAGAATGTTCCCCAAAGCCACCTGTCCTAGAAATCAGTTGGTATGGGAATGGATATTTTAGAACAAAATATCAGGCTAGATTTAAGTGCAAAATCATCTTTAACAAAAATGATGGACCCCAATCTCCTTAAGTGTACCTTAATCACCTGTTCTCTGCAAAGGTGGGCTGGCTCTAGAGCACAGTAGCTATTTCTCAGGTCTAACAAACACTCCCTTTTTGTCCCCAAGCATTACTGCACTGAAAGTTGTGTGCTGCTGTGATCAGTTTCACACTTAGAAGGGAAGACTGACAACTCCTTGGTAACTGGGCTGGCTGCTCTTGTCCTCTTTGAACACCTTGACGAAGCCTCCAACAATGCCACCTGTTATTCCACCGAGAGATATGGTGAGCGAGGTACTATCGGTCcaatcactcactcactcactcacttagtctctctaatagcctgggaccaacaggCTACAACCACATCTCTTAGCTGAGTCACATACAACGCTAGTACTAGTCTTTCCTTTGTTGCAACAGCCCTTCAAAGTTCTTCAGCCTTCCTCTCAcactggagggcagggaggatagttttttttttttccccacactccGCTGTCAACGAGGCGCCACTGTCAGCCCACCTCGACCACCTTGAAACCGAAACCTGTTACACACCCGTCAGCTGACTGAAAGCTTTAGTAGGGGGACGTTTGATCTTCAACAGGAGCCTGAGAGCAGGGCCGGGGAGGTTCTCCTGTCTTCAAGGTCAGTCACATTTCTGTCTGCTGGGGCTGCCCTGCTCCGCCGGGATCCCGTCAGTTCCTCCCTGGCCGGACTGGGGAGCGCTCCACGTGGCTCCGCTCAGCTCAGCTCTAAGGTAAATGTGCGGAAGCAGCACCAAGCTGGGGAAGCGGGGACCTCCCTCTGGGGCTCCATGGCACCGGGCCGCGTGCCAGCGCTGGGCTGCGAGGGGATATTCCCGGAACATGGAGCGGGCCTTCGCAGGGGGCAtatcccggcccctcccctggccgCGGTTGGTCTGCGCTGGCAGCGGCGCGGGGCGGGGCGAGGCGAGGCGCTGCGCGGGGGTGGGACGGCGGGGGAAGAGGTGGCCGCAGAGCCGGGGGAGCCCGGTCACTTCCTCGCACTCGGTTGCCGCGGAGTTCGCACGGGGCTCGCTGGGCGCCGAGCCGGGAGGTGAGGCTGGAGGCGGCGGCGCGGGGTGCTGCGCCCCGGCACAACTTTGCGGGTGGAGTCGGGTCTCTCTTGCAGCGGCGGCTTTGGCGGGGCGGTATCGCAGCCGCCACCTCTGGACTGGGGCAGCCCGCTGAGCCGCGGGATGGGCTAATGCTAGACTGAGGTTTCCCCGGGCGCGGGGCTCTTCCcctgggagagcagggaggggacagctgTGCCGGGTAAGGGTGACCCCGGCGGGCGGCCCTGCGCGGGGTGGAGGGCAGGGGTGCGGCTGGGGAGCCTCCCTTTATTGCGCGGGGGGGGGCCCGCTCCGCAGGTCCGGCGAAGTGCTGCTGCTTTATCCGTCTCTTTGCTCCTTGCAGGTCtcgctgggggtgaggggacgcCCCTCCCCCTCGCCCCGCGCCTAAGAAGAGGAGCGGGTGGCCGCCTGCGAGGCGCCCCAGGCCCTGAGAGTGCTGCCTGGCTCCCCTCCTGCACGCCCCGGGGGCAGCGGAACGTACCCCCGGCGGAGAGTTTCTGTCCAGGCTCCCGCGGCGGGCAGCAGCGTCCGGATCCCGGCGAGCGCGAACCGGGGGATGGCGGGACGCGCTCTGCGGGGCGCTGCGCCCCCGGCCCCGGGCGGGGAGAGGCGGGCGGCGCTGGGGCTGCTACTgcaggtgctgctgggctggggctcGGCTCAGCAGCCCGGCTCCTGCCCCGCGCCCTGCGAGTGCTCCGAGGCGGCCCGGACGGTGAAGTGCGTGAATAGGAACCTGACGGCGGTGCCCCCGGACCTGCCGCCCTACGCGCGGCTCCTCTTCCTCACGGGCAACCGGCTCGCCAGCCTCCCGCCTGGCGCCTTCCTTTCGCCCCCGCTGCCCCAGCTCAGCCTCCTCAACCTGAGCGGCAGCCACCTGGAGCAGGTGGAGGCGGGCGCCTTCGCCAGCCTGGCCAGCCTGAGGCAGCTGGACCTGAGCGGCAACGCCCTGACCAGGTTCAGCCCCGAGGCCTTCGGCAACGCCAGCAGCCCCCTGGAGGAGCTGAACCTCAGCAACTCCCTCAGCAACCGGAGCGCGGTGGCCGCCCTGGCCGAGCTGCTGGGCTCGGGGGTGCTGGGCAACCTGAGCCGCCTGGAGCTGGCCGACAACAGGCTGCTCTCGCTGCCCGCGGGCATGTTCtcttccctgcccagcctgcagcacctGGACCTGCGCAACAACTCCCTGGTGAGCTTACAGGCCGCGACCTTCCACAGCCTGGCCCAGCTTCAGAGCCTCGACCTCAGCCACAACTCCCTGAAGTGCCTGAAGAACGCCACCATAGCCCAGCTCCGCAGCCGGCCGGTGCTCCGCAGGGTCAGCCTGGGCCACAACACCTGGGTCTGCGACTGCTGCATTGAGCACCTGGTGAGCTGGCTCAAGGAGAGTGAGCAGGTGGAAGGGAAAGGGGCCTTGAAGTGCTCTTACCCTGAGAAGATGCGGGACAAACCCCTGGTGAAGACCAACAGCTCAGACCTGGACTGTTCCGTGCCTGTAGACATCCAGTCCCAACTGCAAACTTCGTATGTCTTCTTAGGGATAGTGCTGGCTCTCATTGGAGCCATTTTTCTCCTAGTTTTGTATTTGAACCGAAAAGGAATCAAAAAGTGGATGTACAATATCAGAGATGCATGTAGGGATCACATGGAGGGATATCACTACAGATACGAGGTGAACGCAGACCCCAGGTTACCAAACCTCAGCTCTAGTTCTGATGTATGAAGATACACTATGGAAGCAGGGCAAGGCACAATAGCTATGCATGAAATGTAGACTTAAGCTTTGCCCCCATGCTCACTTCCCCTCTCCCAGAGAaacaacagatttatttgtgccATGTGGGGTATATGCCTGCATGTAATGTAATGGTGATGACAATTTTCTGTTACCCTGAAACATTGAGCAATTGTGCATGGTGTTGGGCTGTACATAAGAAACATGCTGctattccctctcttccctcccatcccccacctgTTTTTCTTTGGAACTTGCTCTCAATACTCTTtatttgaaacatttttcaagATCTAAAGTGAGAAAGATCCTCTCTTCGATGTTCCCAACCTGCAAGAGCATATAAAATTTACCAATACAGATACTATCCAACAAAAGCTGCCTCAACTTTTTTGGGAAAGAAGCTTTATTCATCAATTACAGTTTTGTTCTTATGTATcctaacagaaaagaaaataatttattccaTAAACTACTACAGATTTTAAAAGCTCCTAATAACTCTGTACAAAGAAGCAACTAAAATAGTGAGCATGCACAAATACTTTGTAGTTTTACATGTTAGGGAAAACTTACAACTTCAATAAGCGGCTTACTCTTTGGTAAAGTTCTTTTTATGGTAGTTTACGTGAAAGTAGGATGCTTTTTTAATATAAACTGCATATAAATTCAGTTTGAACTGTTAAATAATTCAATAAAGGTTCTTACAGAGAGCTACGGTTGTGCTGAAATTTGTTTAATGATACAACTGTAAAATAAATGCATGGAAGTATAAGTTTGGAGAATATAATGTTATTCACAGGTAGTTGTTCCATTAATTCATGGAAAACAAATTCTGTTTTTATAGAACAGGGTCTAGTTTAGAGTCTAGTTATAAGTATTCACATGGCAATTTGTGAAACACCATATAAGAATGTATAGATTCCACAGGGAGAACAGATTTTCTTTAGTAAAAAGcccagcaaacaaaacaaaaaaaagaaacagaggcTAATACAAGTTCTCCCTTACCACTAAAATACTGCAAGATTATAATTAAAAGCAATAGTTTAGATGCAATTTTCTAAAGCTTTAAGCATGCATCGTCACAGCTGATTTTAAACTGGAGTGTACATTTTCacaaatttgtatttgtttataaaGTAGATTTTTCCATAGTAAATTAAATGTTGACAAATCCTTAAGGCACAATTTGGCACATGAAACTTAACTTATTTGAAACTTGCAATCCTTGGGCAATACTGCAGTAATCTACACTCTGCATCATGTTTTGAGATCTGACCTAATTTTACTGCTTCTTAAAACTACTAACAGGTGATCTTTAATAATAATTCTAGACATGTTTGTGCTTAACATTTGCCTATAAgtgacattttgtttaaatatttatgcAAAATTCATAAGGAAGGACTTTATCATATTGCCTAGTATTTAATTTTGATGGCACATATTGAAAGGATAGCAACTGAACCATCTGTAGCCACCAATAACCTAATAATCTCTCTTATAAACAGATTCTAAATGAAGGGGGACAGATTTGCATTGAACTTTTAACACTTAATTTAATATTTCCCCTTTTTGGCTGAGCATTTCAATTATTTTATCTGACATTCTGAAACAATACTTAACGTAATATAAAGTTTGTCTGGTACAGagattatttttgcttttaatagTGAAAATTTTAGTAGCTATATGCCTTTCATAAGACTTTTTATGAACATAAAGTAGCTCTTAAACTAAGATATTGGGTAAAAATATAAACTTAGTCTGACAGTTGTCACTATTTAAATAGCTTTTTTTATTCCTGCAGCCTGTGGCATTCTCAAAGTAACTAATTTGTTTTTAAGACTAACTTCTGTAGCTTGAAATCATCAACATTCACTAATGCtgacatttgttttaaatgtacagCATATGCAATTTTGAGAATAAGGAAAAGGGACAAACACTCAAAATTTTgatgaatgttttttaaaactaatgaCCTATGATAGCTTCTACTCTGATGATGAATATAAGAAACGCAGAACGCTAAGTTCAGTTTAcagattcaaaaaagaacaaaagcCCAATACCTTCCCAAAAGTCAGTTAAAGTATTTCAACCATAGTGCAATTAGTGTCTGAATAATTTACTGTGCAACTACGAAAAATTCCTTAAAGCTCTTGATTACTTACTAAATGCAGAATAGTCTGTTGTAAGATACTATTTGTTAGCTACATGATAAGCTATGTTGTATTGGGTATTGCAGAGATTGTCACCTTCCATGTCATTGGCCTGTAGGTACTACAGCTGTAGGTACATAATgtataataataatttcaaatataTACCAGCCAAGCAGTTTCCTGGAGGTGTGGCCTTTGTTAATAGATAAGTTTAAAATATCAGTCTGTCATACATAGCTTATTAAGGATAGCTAATTGACTATTTTAGTCACATAATCTGTAACTAAAGAATTCAGCAAGTCAGTGTTTGTGTAGTGGAAAAGTGTCTCAATTGTACCAAAATCTGTTAGACTCAATGATTATCAGTGTTTTTGTATGATAAAGTCACTGTAGTAAAATTGTTGAATTAGTGACACCTGCTTTAAAAATAAGTTCTGCCATTTGCTTTCAAGAAGATTTAGTGTATGACCATTAGACTGTGACAGTGTTGTGTTATGCTGATATGCACCTAAAATGTTTGACCAATAATGAATGCTTTGGTGTTTTTTTAGAGACTATAAAATGCATCTGATCTTTAAAATCTTTTCTACACAATTAATGGTTGGAGCTTGTCTTCCTTTCCTGTACGAAATAGTTAGTACACAGAAGACAAGAATAAGAGTTATACAAGTGCTTctgaatttttgaaaaatgtacatTGTAAATGCTTTGGGATTGCAGAGTTTTCTAAAAGCATACTCTTTCCTGCTGCTTATCCTGCTTTGACACCTTAAATTTCATCTAATTACTACTTCCAAAGCAGTTTAACTGGTGGGAAGGCTATTTTATTCCTTCAGACTTTAATAAAAAGTATGCAGTATTAAatgctttcaattttttttttatataggcaacAGCTGAAAGTTCCAAATGGGCTGGTTGTCATTCAGGTTTCATAGGAAATAGCATCTGGCCTAAAGCAAGGGGGTAAGCTTCAAGAAGGATGAGTGGTCAAGAATCAAAAAGGATAAATACTATTAGATTAAGGGGTACATCGCTGTCCTAAAAGTAGTCTAATTGTAACAATCTTAATCTTCTTTAAGAGGgggaagcaaagtgaagctggGAGTTAGAAGAATTTTAGTATGTTTCTCATAAATATGGAAAAGTGTAGTTTGGATAAGCTGTCATTGTCCATCCAGGGATAGAAAATTCCCCAAATCTTCGTAGGCCCAGTTAGCTGTTAAGTAGCTAAACGTTTCATATATTCAGCAAAACAGAGCATGACTGCTAGATTAAAACTCCAAAAGTAATCAGAATTTTTACATACCTGTTTTTAAATCTTGTTGGCTAGTTTAACTTTTAAGCATGGCTAATAATGCCCTTCTCACAGATAGTCAGGCGAAGCCGTCAGTTCAAACCAATATACAGTCtgccaaagctcccattgaagttataCATAGACATTATGTTAACATTCAAAGTTTTGTTGCACTGAGAGCTAAAGCTCTAATTTTATAACTAACAGATGTTTTCAATGAGACTTTGTTATAGATCTATACTGTAAGTATACTGTTTCTCCTTTTCTCATTCCCCAGAAATCCATTTGTAGGTATTTATAATGAAAGGGTTCCACAAACAGAAAATCAGTCTGAGTACTGCATTTTGAGATTCACCGTTGTCATTTTCTCCTAAGTTTTGATACTAAAAGGGCCATTGTCACAGCTGACAGGACCAAAACTTGACACACACTTATTCCTTTCTGCAGCAGCTGAGTGTTCATGGGCAACCGCACATTAACTCTGAACACATGATGAAGGAAAATAACATTTGGtaagaaaacatttaaattcCAAGCTTCCAAATTATTTTGTATACTGTGATGGAGGGTGAGGGGTtgaaacaataaaatatttttaaaactatgaaAGAGACCTTGATTAATTCCCATTTTAAATTTGTCAGCAATGATAATCCCAACACACCTGATCAGTACAATTATTGATTGATATCAGATAGTGTTCTTACACCGTCGGAGACCCATGGGCTTTCTTATTGTGGACTGTCTTCATGGGTTTACACGCATCTTTCTAACGAGGTATGGCAGTGAGATTTTTGTGCAAAGCAAGTAGAGGTAGGTTATTGTGACTTTCTTAATGCAGGTGTTTCACCTGTGACATTTTTGGTGTGGCACAATGGAATACAGATGTATATAGCATCAAACAGATGTGATCCTTTATAAACAAATGTACATGTTTTCTGC
Encoded proteins:
- the TPBG gene encoding trophoblast glycoprotein, which codes for MAGRALRGAAPPAPGGERRAALGLLLQVLLGWGSAQQPGSCPAPCECSEAARTVKCVNRNLTAVPPDLPPYARLLFLTGNRLASLPPGAFLSPPLPQLSLLNLSGSHLEQVEAGAFASLASLRQLDLSGNALTRFSPEAFGNASSPLEELNLSNSLSNRSAVAALAELLGSGVLGNLSRLELADNRLLSLPAGMFSSLPSLQHLDLRNNSLVSLQAATFHSLAQLQSLDLSHNSLKCLKNATIAQLRSRPVLRRVSLGHNTWVCDCCIEHLVSWLKESEQVEGKGALKCSYPEKMRDKPLVKTNSSDLDCSVPVDIQSQLQTSYVFLGIVLALIGAIFLLVLYLNRKGIKKWMYNIRDACRDHMEGYHYRYEVNADPRLPNLSSSSDV